The DNA window gttctctgtatctatgagttggcttttttgtctttaaaaatatagaacactTCACAAATTTGCATGGGATCCTTGCACAAGGACCATGCTAATCTTCTcagtatcattccaattttagtatatgtgctgcaaAAGGAGcgctcatttctcttttttcctttaattaaaaaaaattgagatatagttgatttacaatattatttaagtttcaggtgtacaacattgtgagtcacaatttttatagattatactcgttattataagatattggctatattccctgtgctgcacaatatatccttgtagcttatttattttatacatagtagtctgtacctcctaatcccctactcctatcttgcccctccttcttccctctccccactggtaaccactagtttgttctctatatctgtgagtctgtttcttttttgatatattcactagtttgttttattttttatattccatgtgtaagtgataacatataatattcgtctttctctttctgacttattttactagtGGGTTTCCAAACAATAAAATAGCTATCTCAATGCCAATCTCTAGTAAAATTCTGGAAGTACATGATTGGGCAGATAACTTGTAAGCATTTGAAAAACCTGGTGATGACTAAGAGCCCATAGGAAGTTACTGAAGACAAATTATGACAAAtgcacctcaatttaaaaataaggcttCTAAATGGTTAAGTTTATACAAGTGCTGCAGTGTATTTTGATTGTATGAAAGGATTTGATATGCTTCCTATGATGTCCTTCTTGGAGAGATGGTTTATTATAGATTGGATGGCGAATTGGTTATTTTTTGCTGCAAAAGAAACCACTCCAAACTTAAGGGCTTAAAATATCAATCATTTTATTTGCCCAGGGTTCTGTGGGTCAGCATTTTGGCCTAGCTCAACTGGGCAGTTCTTCTGCTGGTCTTACTGGGGTCACTAATGTGGCTGCAGTCATTGGTGGATTGACTGGAATTGGTCTAGGGAGCCTCAACTTGACATCCAATTTGTGTTCTACAAGGTGTCATTCTAGCCCTGGTTTCTTCACATGTCAGTCTCAGGGCAGGAAGAGAGGACAGGCACCAAAGGGTAAGGGTAAAGCCCCTGCCTGcaacaaagcaagtcacatatcCGTGGGTGACAGGGGTCACCTAAAAACATGGATACAGGATGATGGGGTCGACAGGGGGTGGGGCTCATAATTGTGACAGTGTACCACAGATGGTGTTAACTGAGCAGGTTTCTATCTAGTTGGACAACAGTTCTCAAAGAGGAGGACTACCATAGATGCTGCATTCATCCTGTCCTATTTTAGATATTTGTTAATGACTtagacaaaggaaatgaaatatgatCGCAATTTTGACCATGACACAAAAttatgatgaataaaataaatcctGAAGATGACTTGTCAGTTTAGTCACTTGGCCAAAactaataaaaacacaatatatcaGTGTTAAATGAAAAGTCCTCCATGtatattagtaaaataaattatggtcaGGCAGCATTGAAAGCCATACGAAAACTGTATTTGATACCATATTTATGAGACTAAAATGATCAAGATGAATTAATAGAAATATAGTTCACAGGTAAAAGTAGCAGTTCCCCAGAACAAAATATTCCcagtgtattttgtttatttctgaaaatttgtaGAAGAATATGGAGCTAGAGAAAATCTAGAAGGTGACTTGTATGATGAGAGAGTTCAAATATAATCTcctggaaaatggtacagatgaaccggtttgcagggcagaaatagaatcacagatgtagagaacaaatgtatggacaccaaggggggaaagtggtgggagcggtgggggtggggggatgaactgggagattggaactgacatgtatacactaatatgtataaaatagataactaataagaacctgctgtataaaaaaatagataaaataaaattcaaaaattcaaaaaaataatgtaatctcCTGGAGGAAAAGTTGATGGAGTACTTGCTCTAGAGAAAAGAGGACTGAAAACTTATAGAAGATGCACAATCGGTCCTAATACATGTGAAGAGCTGTCATGTAGAAGAGAGCTCTTAGAGGGGAAAGACAGGATCAGTGGGAGGAAGTTGTTTGTAGATAGACTTTAGCTCAAGATAAGGTACAGTACTTTAATAACTGGAATTGTCCAGCGAGGAATGGAGTGTCTTACAAGTTAATGACCTCTCTCCTTGGAAGCTCAAGCAGAGTCTGGAACACTCTCTGAGATAGAAGAGATCCTCAAGGAATCCAAATTCAATGATGCccactttcttcctctcctatattttcacttattaaaTTAAACAACATTTCCTCCATTATTACTATGCTTTTTATTACTGGGGTGCTCTTTAAACGTTATGAACAGAATCAtgagttttcattttggttaacaaaacaggaaatgtaaaaaaaaattcctccttcCTTTGGCTAACTGcaaagcctctttttttttttttttcccattcagggTCTGCTGGgccaatatttaaaacataatgttATGACCTTGGAAAGAACACATCTCTGCCACTTcagaaataaggaaactgaaacctagagagatggagaaacttgCACGAGGTAACGTATATTCCTACTGGCAGAGCGAGCTTAGAACAAGGGGAGCGTCATTGTGTGAAGACAGCTTAGTCTTTAGATTTCCCAATACTTGTGTTCTCATCCTGGATATGTCTTTTGTTagctattttagttttcttttttaaaaatgaagacaatgatACTTATTATAAGCTGAGTGAGATAACCCACATAAAGTACCTAGTACGCAGTAGAGGTCcaataaataaatgctgaagCTCCTCCATCCATGCCCAAGATGTCATGTTGCCCTATGTGATAAAGCTTTATTTCAATTAGTAGTATTCATTTCCTCCAGTGCATTCATTATTCTTCTAGAATACTATGTCTCAGTTTGTTGAGGACAGTCCTGGCTCATGTATATCATCGCAGCATAATTATTAATCGCATCCCATTTCATTCTCAGAAGTGTCCTGATTTAAATAAGTCATAGAACCATCCTACCTAGAACTTGCTTAGTGCCCTCCTTAGGGCATCTTTCAATTCCTTGTTCCTCATACTATAGATCAAGGGGTTTAAAATGGGAGTGATAAAAGTGTAGACCACAGACACCACCCGGTCCATCTCAGGAGAGTAGCTGGAACTGGGGGACAAGTATATAAAGCTGGTGCAGCCATACTGCAGGAAGACCACTAAGATGTGAGAGGAGCAGGTGGAGAAGGCTCGGTGGTGCCCTTCTGCTGACTGAATCTGTAAAATGGCTACCACGATGAAGACGTAGGAGATGGAGATCACTGAGAGGGGGATGCTTAGGACGATGAAGCTGATGATATACAGAGCAGTTTGGTGAACGTGCGTGTCTGCACAAGCCAGGCGCATGACGGCAGGCATGTCACAGTAGAAGTGGTAGATTTCACTGTTGTTGCAGAATGGGAGATGGAAGATTAAAATAGTCAGTGGTAGTGACAGCAGGAACCCCAGTACCAGGGATCCTACCATCAACTCCACGCACAAGGGCCAGCTCATGATGAGGGTGTATCGTAGAGGGTAGCAGATTGCTATAAACCTGTCATAAGCCATGACTGCAAGCAGGACACAATCAACCCCAcccaagaagacaaagaaaaacatttgggTGCCACATCCAGTAATAGAAACAGGAGTTTTGCCCATTGAAAGAAGGTTTGCCAAGGCCAGTGGGGCGATGGAAGATGTATAGAAGATCTCCAGAACTGCCAAGTTGGCCAGGAAAAAGTACATGGGGATGTGGAGAGAGTGGTTGATCTTGACAATAACTGCAATGATGGCATTTCCACTGAGGCTGGTCAGGTACATCACCAGGAAGGCCACAAAAATCACCACCTGTACCTTTGGGTCAGCTGAGAATGGACGAAAGAAGAATTGTATCtttgcagttttatttatttcttccatggGTACGGCATTGGACCTACGAAAAGGGAAGATGGCACAGTCTCTAGGTACCTCTCATTTAATACGATGCTTTCCCAACGTTTCCATTGACGGAAGTACTTTGGCAATTATGTGCACACTTTCATTTTAAAGCAGATCATGGAACATTAAAATTTGTACATTTGCCACCTTTACCCTCAAGTACTGAAGACTGAGAAATCCTCAGTGGTGGGGATTTTGATGATCTTTGCTTTAATTCCAGTGCCTAGCATAGTCCCTGATAGAGAAAGTTTTCCAagaagtatttgctgaatgaattaatgaataaagtcAATTTAAAGTTCAAAgttacaaaatagataaaatagggTATCAATTCATTATGGGAAACTTGAAATGTGAAATTTTAGGAATGTATAAATAGCTGTGTGTCATAGTTTAAAGAAAATTGTGCTAGAGGTACATGGTGATATTGCATCACAAGCTCTGTAATTTAGCTCAAAACCTAGAGACtttattgattcattttgctTCCTCTCCTTTATCCAATAAATACCAGTATTTATTTGTCCCTAAATACTGATAGTTGGTCCTTCAAATTTTTctcatatcaaaaaacaaacattacatgatattatttatatgtggaatctaaaaaaataataatacaaatgaacctgttcacaaaacagaaacagactcacagacttagagagtgaacttatggttactgggggggaagagtggggaaggagggataaattaggagtttgggattgacatgtacagactgctgtatttaaaatagataaccaacaaggacctactgtataacacagggaacgctgctcaatattctgtaataatctaaatgggaaaagaatttgaaaaagaatagatagatgtatatgtataacaatcactttgctgtatacctgaaactaacacaacattgttaatcaactatgcttcaatataaaattaaaaatttttaaagttctcatatCTATTACTTTGGTCCCTTCCCACTGCCCTATCAGTTCTATCCATTGTTACCTTACATTTGGATTCTTGTGATCGCCTCCCATCTAATCTTCcatttccctttgtttctctctATAATACATCCTGCTGTCCATTATCATATTATTCGtctgcttaaaatttttcaatgcCTTCCTAATTATTAAATGACAGCTTTCTCACTCCTCTGCTGATTATTCCAGTCTCTCCTGGATCAGACTTTTTTAGGCTAATCCCACTATGGCCCTCAATTATCCCTGTTATATACCATATGGTCTACTCATTGGCTTCTTATCCATCATTCTCCTTTCTGCTTCGTATAATTCTATTTTCCTTCTAGCTAGAAGTCTTCTCTCTGTTGTCTGATTCAAATCTTGcccacttttaaaattctaggtTATGTTCTTCTTTTGCAAAGTCTTTCTAGGCCACTCCAgtttaaatctctctctcctttctctgaaatTCTATGTCACTCATAATGTTATGATTTTAGAGCTAACATACTGTCTTTACTGTATCTGTATGTTCTGTCCCAAATTATATTCTAGGTTCCTGGAGGACGAGGGCTCTGTCTTATGACAAATTATCATTTATTCCATGCTAAGTGTTAGGCAAAGTGAAAGTACTGAAATGCATTAGCTTACTTCATCCATTAAACCAATTTAGTAGGCatgtactattatcatccccattctacagatgaagacaTACAGgatttaaaaaagttaaaaagtgcTTTGAAGTCACATAAGTTGGAAAtgggagagctgggatttgaaagtTTGTCTATACAGCTTTTGTCCTTAATCTTTGTTTACACTACACTGCCTCCGCCTATACTTTATATCTCCTAAGTGGCTTTGTTATTTGATAGGTTATAGTTCAGCCATAGGTAGAACTCTGGATGGTCTATTGGAAAAAGAGCACCTAAGATCTGAGACCAAAAATGTTTGATTACAGTATTTCCAGGCAAGAGAAGCATAATTATAATTTAGACTGTGGTTTATCTAGTAAATACTGCCCTTGccaatgcaacaaaaacaatctcccttctttctctcataAGGAGCAGAGGGGAAGTGTTTGGTTAAAAacgatggggacttccctggtggcgcagtggttaagaatctgcctgccaatgcaggggacactggttcaagccttggtccaggaagatcccacatgccgaggagcaactaagcccatgtgccacaactaccgagcctgtgctctagagcccgagagccacaactactgtagctggtgcgcctagagccccatgctccgcaacaagagaagccaccgcagtgagaagcccgtgcactgcaacgaagtgtagcccccgctcgccacaactagagatagcctgtgcgcagcaacgaagacccaacacagccaaaaataaataaatggataaatttatttaaaaagaaagtttctcCCTCATTGTGGTCTCTTCATTGTGACAAGATAAAGCTGTAAGTTATGTTTTATCTGGAAGCTATCTCAACTTTAGATTATATGAAGTGCTTTTGTTATTGCAAAGAAGAAACCAACTAGACACATGTTTCAAAAGATGGTCTGgaacatatttgttttaaatgatgcCAAAATATTGAACCAAATGTCGGGCATCATGCAAACAAATAACTGAGTGCTTTGCTTACTTCATTCTTTATGTAAATCTGGAGGGGTGGTAGGGGTTATTTGAATCCATGTTGTGCTTCCTAGACTAGAATGTATATATTCTAGAATCTAGACGGTACAGAGCTGTGTCCAGAACAAAGTGAAGTCCTAGGATCAACATagcactgcttttttaaaaagtcaattttaatgtgaaaatttttggatataaaaaaataaagctgtgcTGCTCAAGGCTCCGGATCCTCCAGCTCCCGGTGTGGAACGCAGCACGTCTCCACGCACCCACGGAGCAGCCATTTTAcactaggaactctggtctgaagcgCCGAGACAAGGCCTGTGTGCCACCCTGGCAGCAAGTGAATCTAGATGAagcacaaaggaagaggaaaaaaaaaggtatccaccactttttgaaagtttgctttacaCTGCTTCGCCATTAAGAAAGACCTACGTTAGTACTTGTtttcactaactgaaagaaatccaaagaagCTCCTCCAAGCTCCTTCCCAGGAACTACAATAGCATCCAGCATCAAgctgccatagctttgaactgcgTCTGTGAGCATCTCTGCTTTGTCTGGATTTATTTTatgcatccattagcaagatgtgtccaaAGCTCTAGTCTTCTCTTTGACAATCCACATAGTTACGGGGAAGTTGCTCCCAATACCAGCTCAAGAGGCATGGCGTGTTGTCCTTTCAAAGACCATCAGTATATTCATCTCTCCTGACCACAGGCAAAGCTAGAAGTGACTCGATATTTACAGAGCATTGAACCAGCGGCTGTTTTGAAAAATCCCAAGATGATATTCTGCAGGAGAGTGCTTTTGGTTAATACCACAAAAGATCAGTGTTGCCGTGCTGGATAAAAAGCCCACTTTAAGCCCCAAGTTCCTGAATGCGAGATTGCAGCCTGTCTCTTAGAATTTAAAGAGTTTTCAGTCcttaaatgtgtgtatatgtacacagaGATTGAAATGCCAGCAAACAAAACTAGGTGCCTTTTCATAACTCTTAATTACCTGACTTAAGCTTTGATTGCTGTGGCATCCACTTCAAAGAGGGCTCTCTGAATAAACACACTGTCAACCACATGGCTAGATAAAGAGCCAGGATGTGCCCGCTgcactcccctctcccccacataCATACCCAGACTCTTGGTTTTAGAGATCTTGGTTGATTTTAACAACTGACCATTTGGgcctcttgtttttctctttctaagctTTAAATTTCCactcttatattttaaattcaccaataaaaagTGAGCCCACAAAACCCTTATAaaacaagggaaataaaagagcaTTGCTTACCAACTAGTTCTACAAGGATTGAGTCATTAGTCACTGCAGTCACCAACCAACAGTGCACCCTGagaagaattcagaatgaaaaccaggatgaggcactctgtgctttggataaaCAGGCCATATGGATATTTAGAtgcatatctcaggaagaattctaatgaacccagattcttgcatcttcccctacatagaaaagcactaaaatcattaacttgggATATCCATTCTTTGTGACTAGCcgtaatcttttaccaagatgtatgctgGACTGCACATATTCCCTAGCCAAAAATTATATACTGGTTTCTCCTCTACTTCTCTGGAGCAATttcctcagagctactgagaggctatctcctgggctatagtcctagGTAAGATCCTGAGTAAAACCTAAACTCACAACTCctatgttgtgcatttttctttgaCACCCTAGGCCTCCACCATTCAACCCAATAAAAACAGAACTTCAggcctgtaaaaaaaaaaaaataaaaaaaataaaaaaaaaaataaaaaaaaaataaaaacgtgGAAATagtatgcatagaaaaaagatCTGCGTGAATTTTGGGAGATAAAAACATAAGATTTCCGAGAGAGTTCTTGGTGGCTGATCACCAAGTCCTTAGGAATGTAAATCGTCTCTCGTGCTAATTAGATTACCTAAGTAGAAAAGATCTAAAAGTACAGATTTAGACCCTAGATTGGCTATTACTCAGTGGAAAATATAATTCCCCAAACTTCCCAAATATAAAATCTTGACTTGGAACACCCCCTCCTTTATTATTCCAAAGAACACAACTAAAGTAGTAGTCAACACTTTCTAAGATCGGTATGCCTAGAGAAAACTCCCAGGGGACAACTAGTCTTTGGAAAGATGGTTTATCATCTCTTGAGACTGTTTACAATCATGCGACCAAGAACAAAGCTTCATGAGTTCTTCGTCCTTCACATAAACCCTGTACAAGTTGACTAGTGGACATGAAAGATCACACATACCCACAGAATCGGAGCTCTGCCAGGTTATATGATCCATCTCGTCCAAAGAGAATGCCTGACTTGTTCAAGGTTGCCCCAGTAGgtcattttttaattcatcatttAAATATACACGGTACTGTAGAGGATGCAAAGATGACTGAGATGCTGTCTATTTCATGGAGTCATAGAGACAAGACTGTCAGCCAGATTTTCCCTTATTCTTGTTC is part of the Balaenoptera musculus isolate JJ_BM4_2016_0621 chromosome 8, mBalMus1.pri.v3, whole genome shotgun sequence genome and encodes:
- the LOC118899957 gene encoding olfactory receptor 10V1, which produces MEEINKTAKIQFFFRPFSADPKVQVVIFVAFLVMYLTSLSGNAIIAVIVKINHSLHIPMYFFLANLAVLEIFYTSSIAPLALANLLSMGKTPVSITGCGTQMFFFVFLGGVDCVLLAVMAYDRFIAICYPLRYTLIMSWPLCVELMVGSLVLGFLLSLPLTILIFHLPFCNNSEIYHFYCDMPAVMRLACADTHVHQTALYIISFIVLSIPLSVISISYVFIVVAILQIQSAEGHHRAFSTCSSHILVVFLQYGCTSFIYLSPSSSYSPEMDRVVSVVYTFITPILNPLIYSMRNKELKDALRRALSKF